In Ischnura elegans chromosome 9, ioIscEleg1.1, whole genome shotgun sequence, the following proteins share a genomic window:
- the LOC124165519 gene encoding F-box/LRR-repeat protein 6, which yields MDESEGTVIPIEVPSMATLSHSSPPLKPSMNPMVQVSPSGVSNYDVQVNCISWGSGTPPQSGDPLGIVSPSECGLEHMGRDEKSFSLDSMLLEQSQQEAEMSKRSESETDTDQRVSLSSGSSARHTGAGDSPEVTSTVEVAGAPEPPLGSPPGEAEVTEEGSASFSKCSQSSQHDENCTCNLCSQSLGVTSVDDGEVGRLSAVAERPTRRRRGRRRKREASSPSPENQRIRSKSRPGVTYRSQISPGQNGIKLRIRKASPGGGSAPHSGRGRGGGGGTRKGRRKAGGRAESSGAADDGVKGSGDTEPAEQSAWGSKLPKDFLCNVFWMVTREEGCVPFMFRMSQVCHLWRDVALTPKLWHSLDLSSPLIEDRVKSDQLRLHWLLQNRCALTQELGLGGWKVSGIPAALEEIATNCPELRGINLSSWTRLGSDSLRSLVEACPQLSRIDISGINMESNNPRSAVSLSSLLSLTEFMGERLTQLILASNKLAGLSQIVIAIATHCPCLEVLDLSNVRTLAHTTAPIAIERLQEGCQRLRVLRITNSQVSLAQATLKEQASSPGFPNLEELSIAVDGRGCSQVPVVDNSSLERILKTSHQLRLLDVRGCTRVSDSSLVRVPAWDLEHLFLSGCYATRPTGGDGLELIARKWVHSLVEVDLAWSTATDALDAAIYALADKEYQSPLRVLNLCGSSVSLGPIQALLNSCPHLCSLNLSSCRALPRGMKRLYQSAAEIDSLRASIRGEQRNAEEEATPSEEPAVNTDGNIGEEGMSSPA from the exons atggatgAAAGTGAAGGGACAGTAATACCGATCGAGGTGCCGAGTATGGCCACCCTTTCACACTCCAGCCCTCCCTTGAAACCTTCGATGAATCCGATGGTACAAGTTAGCCCAAGTGGAGTTTCTAACTATGACGTACAAGTGAACTGTATTTCATGGGGAAGCGGGACGCCTCCACAAAGTGGAGATCCTCTTGGCATTGTGAGTCCCAGTGAATGTGGTTTGGAACATATGGGTCGGGACGAGAAGTCGTTTAGTCTGGACAGCATGCTTCTGGAGCAATCGCAGCAGGAAGCTGAAATGTCGAAAAGAAGTGAAAGTGAAACAGATACTGATCAGCGCGTCTCCTTATCTAGCGGTTCCTCTGCTAGACATACGGGTGCAGGGGATAGTCCCGAAGTGACTTCAACAGTCGAGGTTGCTGGTGCGCCAGAACCCCCGTTAGGGTCCCCTCCCGGAGAGGCTGAGGTAACGGAGGAAGGGAGTGCGTCTTTCTCCAAGTGCAGTCAAAGCTCTCAGCACGATGAGAATTGTACCTGTAACCTTTGTTCTCAGTCTCTTGGTGTTACCTCAGTAGACGATGGTGAAGTTGGACGATTGTCAGCAGTCGCTGAAAGACCCACCCGCCGACGGCGCGGAAGACGGCGGAAAAGGGAGGCCTCCTCACCGTCCCCCGAAAACCAAAGGATTCGAAGTAAATCGCGGCCCGGAGTCACCTACCGTAGTCAGATTTCGCCCGGGCAGAACGGCATCAAACTCCGCATACGGAAGGCTTCCCCCGGGGGAGGTTCCGCGCCTCATTCGGGTCGAGGAAGGGGTGGTGGGGGCGGAACAAGGAAGGGTAGGAGAAAGGCGGGCGGGAGAGCTGAGAGTTCTGGCGCGGCCGACGACGGTGTCAAGGGATCCGGAGACACGGAGCCCGCGGAGCAGAGTGCTTGGGGGAGCAAGTTGCCCAAGGACTTCCTCTGCAACGTCTTCTGGATGGTGACCCGGGAGGAGGGCTGTGTGCCTTTCATGTTCAG AATGAGTCAAGTGTGCCATTTGTGGAGAGACGTTGCACTCACACCAAAACTGTGGCACTCCTTGGATCTGTCATCGCCCTTAATTGAAGACCGCGTGAAGTCTGATCAGTTGCGACTGCACTGGCTCCTGCAAAATCGCTGTGCACTCACGCAGGAATTAGGACTAG GGGGATGGAAAGTTTCAGGAATCCCAGCTGCCTTGGAAGAAATTGCCACTAATTGCCCTGAACTCCGTGGAATAAATTTATCTTCGTGGACAAGACTCGGATCTGACAGCTTACGTTCTCTTGTGGAGGCTTGTCCACAACTTTCCAGGATTGATATCtcaggaataaat ATGGAAAGCAACAATCCCCGCAGTGCTGTTTCCTTGTCATCACTTTTGAGCTTAACTGAGTTCATGGGAGAACGACTTACACAGCTCATATTAGCCAGCAATAAGTTAGCAGGACTTTCACAGATTGTGATTGCTATAGCG aCTCACTGCCCCTGCCTAGAGGTGCTCGACTTGTCGAATGTCCGTACCTTGGCACACACGACAGCTCCAATAGCCATTGAGCGTTTGCAAGAAGGCTGCCAACGCTTGCGTGTCCTGCGCATAACAAATAGCCAAGTTTCTCTGGCACAAGCTACGCTCAAAGAACAA GCCTCTTCACCTGGATTTCCAAATCTTGAGGAATTGTCAATAGCTGTGGATGGTCGAGGTTGCTCGCAGGTTCCTGTTGTGGATAATTCCTCCCTTGAAAGGATCCTTAAGACCTCTCACCAGCTACGCTTGCTTGATGTACGAGGCTGTACACGTGTGTCTGATTCCAGTCTGGTGCGAGTTCCAGCATGGGACCTAGAACATCTGTTTTTGTCAG GTTGTTACGCAACACGTCCCACTGGGGGTGATGGCTTGGAACTGATTGCACGCAAATGGGTCCACAGCTTAGTAGAAGTAGACCTCGCTTGGAGTACTGCCACGGATGCCCTTGATGCCGCTATTTATGCATTGGCAGACAAAGAATATCAGTCACCTTTAAG AGTTCTAAACTTGTGTGGATCATCAGTGAGCCTTGGTCCAATCCAGGCATTGCTCAACAGCTGCCCCCACTTATGCTCCCTCAACCTGTCATCATGCCGTGCCCTACCGCGTGGAATGAAGCGCCTGTACCAATCTGCAGCTGAAATTGATTCCCTACGGGCATCAATACGAGGTGAACAACGCAACGCGGAGGAAGAAGCCACACCTTCGGAAGAGCCTGCAGTGAACACTGATGGGAATATTGGAGAGGAAGGAATGTCTTCTCCTGCATAG